The Sabethes cyaneus chromosome 3, idSabCyanKW18_F2, whole genome shotgun sequence DNA window GGTTTCGAGCATTCGGGAGTGATAATCGGGCGAAAGCATCTGTGCGATAGTTTTATCGTGATTCTTAGTTTTAAAATCATTCATTGTTACGGTGTCGAGGTCGGGAATGTGATCCGGGTGGAAGGTGACCGCCGGCAGTAGCCACATGGCGATTCCCAGTCCGTATTTAATGCGTGAGTAATACTCTTTTTGAATGCTCTCGAAGCTGAAGATTGCTTCTAGCTTCTTAAAAATTGCGTCTTCTTTTATAGGGACATACATTCGCAGTGACTTGATGAGAGCTTCGTGGTAAATTTGGAGTAGTTCGTCCGTATGGCTTAGTCGCACTTTAGCCCCAGCGCTGGTATAGAGCAGATGGATAATATCGATGACCAGTGAGGTGTACCGCATCGCTTGTAGATCAATCAATTTGGCTTGTTCTTTATTTTCGTTGAACATCAAGTTGTTCACCCAGATGTCTCCGTGGCAAAGGACATTCCAAGGTTCAGCACTGTTGCGAACCGTGCTGGACATAATGGTGTACAGCTTACCACGCAACCGTTCGACGGCTTTAATAGGTGCATCCAAGCTTCTATCCCGGTTACTGTAGTGTAAGCTGTCTAAGGCACCCCTCAGTGAAGTCTCCAGGGAATGTGTGTAGAACTCAGCTGCCTCATCATTGTAGACGATCTCCCTCACCTTTTTCTTCATATTAAGGAACCGAGCTGGCTGAATTTGCTTCATTGCCAGTGAAACGGCGTGGAAATTTGCCAGTTCCTTAAACGATAGAAAAGTATATAACAATGAGTAAATATATggccatgcgtctccattttcTTAATGCTGAAGCAGATGCATTATCATACAAGTGAAACCTTATTTTTTTCCGAACAAAATTTTCGCAAAAGATTCGTACCTTCAGCGGACACAATTCATGAAAGGTGAAACGGCTTCGACATCAAAACCATAATTCAAACTCTTTTCAGATGCTTCTACAATGACGATGATggtgattatgatgatgatgatgacacaGATGACATTTACCCGCATAATTATCCGGCACTGCCAAAAAGTAAGACTCTTCCGACGGTCGACCATATACAAATCTCTACACTGCAGATCCTCCAGCACGATCAGATCGCCCTCGGCATCGGTGCCGGCGTACAGGCACTGCGGAAACGGCAACCGATTGCGGGAAAAGTCCTCCAGCACCGGGACCAGCTCTGTGTAGGCATTGATTTCGTTGGCGAAGGCTTCATCCGCTCGAAACAGCTTTCGCCGCTGAAGGCTCGCGATTTGGCGCTTGAAGATCAGCGAAATGTTGAGTTctgcaaaatgaaaaaaaaaaatgacattttcaAAAAACCGTAGATGACGTCCAACTGGTGAGGGTGTGTGACAATAAAAAAGCATTAACCCGCTGCGATCATGCATATGTATGAAGATGTCGACACAAAAACTACACGCGAAGTCGCAGGTTCAATAGCCTGGCCGTGCATAATTTAACTTATGATGACTTGACATTGAAAACTGACTAAATGGCACTCGTAGTGGGGTATGGCGGATCAATAAATCAACTTGAAACCGGTGAGCTATGGCGCTTACGTTCCTTATATTGTACACCACTGCAACTGTACTAGCACTCCGGCGATGGCGGTGGTATTGGTGAATTGCAAGTTATTATCTGATACTGAATGTCGGTTTACATCATTTCAACACGTTGCACCGCTGAATGTTTACTATTTCGATGGGAAAGGTGCGAGTAATAGATTCTTTTCAATTATTCATTCCAGCTCGGTGCGGTTGTCTGTCAGCTCAGTGGACAAACGAGTTGTGCTAAATACTGTGACAGTGGAAAATTGCCACTGGCGCTTTAAATTTATGAAGGTCTTCGACAAGTTCATGATCGAAAGCCGTTCAGCATTAGAAATAGACTTCAACCAGTTAGTAGATTTCTGTAGAAAGTTCCAAAACTCATAGTAAAATAGTCACGATTACTGTCCGAAGCACACTGGATGCTAAGATGTCCAGACTGGGGCGTGACCCCGCCCCACCTTCTCAGTCAAacttaatgtaaaacaaaataatttctggaaCACAAAAGTCCGCAGATTTTAATTTGATCGGCCATGTAAAATGTTAGTCAATTTTCTCGTGAAGTGTTCCCgaaggagaaaaaatggaaaagagtaGGATTTTCCTTCGTAACAAAAACGTGACTAAAACTGGCGAAGCGGATCAGATGGGGACTAGGTGATACAAAAGAGTAAAAACCGCCCCACCTGGACAGACAATTATTTTTCCCAGATCTTCCAATGTTCATTCTTCACAaagaaaaaacacacacacacattaactgccgctactcgcataacagtcccattttataTTGAgcttcctatataaatggggcAGTTTACTCCCTCATAAGAGAGTACAAAATAACTTGACCAGCATAAGTCGACATTAAAAGTGATTCGAAAGTtgtaaaaattgtaataaaaaccgacatgaaaagaaggaaaaaaaagttACGAAACaacagggaaaacgagacataaaaagaaacaaaaaagcgGGAAAGAAGAAAACAGGATAGAACCCGAGACAAAAAACCAGTAGACTGAATAGGATACGATATAAAATGggagagaaaagtagaaaaatgaaAGCAATGAGGAAAGAATCTTagacaaaaacaaagaaaacgagagagaaaataaGGGTAAACTGTACAgaggaaagagaaaaacagataaaaaggagaaaaaattggATTAAAATGGTTCAAGGAAAAAGGGACAGTAAAGAAAATTaaatagaaacgaaaaaagagtacaaaaaccaaaagaaaatcaacgaaaaggaggaaaagcaggacctAATAGAAGAAAGAATGGAACTAACGAAAAAAATACTAACGACGAACGAAGAACGGGATAGAATGGGAGTTAAAAAgtgaaaagagtttaaaaaTAGGACCAAAACAAAGAGAAAATAGTCGAAACGGAATTGAAAATGACAAAGAACGATACGGGAAAGGAGGAGAAACGGGTctgaaaaacgaagaaaaacgctAGAAGAAAGAGGATTCGCGAAATAGAACAAATTAAGGACTCAGAAAAAGGGCGACGGTAACGGGAAAAGAAGTTAAAAGGAACACAATAGGAGGAAGCTGATGAAGGAAAAAACCGTGAACAACTTTGTTCTAAAAGCGTTTACACCCCGTACACTCATTCCTCCCCACCACGATTTTGGAGGCCACTTCCAAAggaataataaaaatttaaaaaaataatttgcaatggtctattttcatggaaaaaagagaaacgagaaaaaaaaattgtgacagaatgggaaggaaaacgggacataaaaacagaaaaaacgggaGAGCAACGAGGGAAAATTAAACAAACAACGGGGAGACTGAACAGAAGTAGATGAAGagcggaagagaaaagacggaaaccCCATGAAGAAAACCAGAATGACAATGAGGATAAATTGGttagaaaaagagtaaaaacgggTTAGAGAAggaggaaaagagaaaatacggTATCAAtaaaatgaagaaacgagagcgCAAAATCAGAGAGGGGGGAAAAGTAGAacataataagagaaagaacggacgaaaacgaaaaacgggataaaaaaggagttaaaaaacaaaaaatggcaaaagcaGGGattgaataaaagaaaaaaaagcgaaaGTCGGACAGAATATAACAAAAaccgagacagaaaaagaggagaaatgtgacataaaatgacgaaaaacgaaGCAGAGGAAAATCAGCATTCAGGACAAGGGcaaaaaaagaacgaaaaagaaaCAAGAAAACGAACAGAGAAACATCGGGTagataaaaaaggtaaaaggcgagtgaaaaagagagaaaactagAGATGGGCCGCTCAAATACAACGGTAAGAAAgagcgttcaaacgaacggctctTGAAAAAGAACCACGGTTCTTCGAACGCACCCGAACGCAACACGAATTTTGGGCTCGTGGATCGTAATCTACCGAAACGTCAACTTTGCAAACAATTCATCGGATAAACGAACCGTGAACCATGAGCCGCtaatttgaatcggttcgcagcagATAATGAACGGTTCAGAATGGCCGCTCACACGAATGAGCCGTTTTGCCCACCACTAgtagaaaacgagacaagaaagggaatatgtaacagaaaacaagagaacctAAAACGGGAATGAAGAAGagtgagagagaaaaagaaaaggtaTACAGAAAAATAGGGGAAAAGAGCCCGACAAACGcgacataaaaggagaaagttGGAACATAAAAtgggaaaaaagacgaaaaaaaacgGATTTACATGGAAGAGAGAAAGGCGAAAAAACGAGATATTAAAAACGGAAATTATGAAAGGGAAAAAAGGGagcaaaaaatgaaataaacgtgacagaaaagacggaaaaacggggcatcaaagagaaaaaacaaaacagacaaggacggaaaacgaaaaggaaagaagataaaataggttagaaaaagacgaaaactggaaacgagaaaaaaggggaaaaagaagacgaaaaacgagaaaaaattaacaaaacatgagtgaaaacaagaaaaactggGAAAGGAAATGGAGAAAAATGGAAATAGACAGAGAAGCAGGAAAAATGGAAGGCAAGTAAGAGCAAAACTCGAGGAAAAGGTACAGAAATTGAGAAGAAAACGAAaccaaaagagagaaaaatggaacagaaaagaagtaaaacgtgtgagagaataagaggaaaaatgtcaatttaaattaaaattaaacttcgTGTCCATgttcggtttgaagtaaaattttaagttgaaattagtccaatttcaagtcattgGTCATTGAATAAACCAGTGTAAATTTCAATTGCCTGTCCGATTTGAtacctaatttaattccaattttcagtttaatttaaagtcaaatttcaacttcaattccaaatccaattccaattctaatttaaacgaaatttgaaatgaaaatttcataTTCGGTTTTAAAGCTGATGTCATATCTAAATAAGGAAccgaaaacaagagaaactagaaaggaaaagaagaataatgaAAGAGAAATAGGAGAACTGATATGAAAAGCGATAGGAAAGGAAAAGGGGGGGTAAAACTGCAGTGGAAATTTAAAAATGGATGCCATAAACAGAATAACATAGAGAAATGACGGTAAATGGGGCATTAACAACTGGAAAACGGcacagacaaaaacgaaagaaaaagatttagaaaaagacgaaaactaaaagcgaaagaaaggaaaaaagaaaagaaagagcagaaaactgaaaaaatagcaagaaacgagtgaaaaacatAAAATGAAACAGGcttgaaaataaggaaaaatgaaacaggaaacgaagaaaaatggaacaatgaaacaggatgTTTTCCTGGAACAAAGGGACaaaggaaaacaaaagaaaaagaggaaaaacgtaataaaaattaaaaacgggACTGAAAAAGATAAAAGGCAGAACAAAAAAGAGGCAAAACATATGAGAGAATTAGATGAAAAatgtcaactttgattttaagtaaaacttcgtgtctaatttcgtgtccacgtccgaagcaaagcaaagcctgggtgctaataccgttatcgaaatttgaccttctgtttttacacgacagacttcgcaaccagctgttagaatacaggacaattgcagggccagttgctacgatcctattgactctaacagcctctcccagccgagattcgaacatacgacgactggcttattagatcaGCATCTTACCTCAAGACCAACTGAGTGTCCATGTCCGGCTTGAAGTAAAACTACAAGTTCAAAATAGTTCAAATTCatgcctaatttcaatttttaattccaattttaggttcaattttaagccaaCTTTAAACTCTGGttgcaagtaaaatttgaatttcaatttaaatacaatgtatgtccaatttcaattaaaatttttatttcattttcgaTCTCAATTTTGAATCCAATTTACAGACAAATTTAAACtgtaatttcaaatgcaattccaAGTTCCAAgtttagttccaatttcaaataaaatttgaagtctaatttgaaTTAAAATCTTCTGTTTTAAATCTGATTTCATGCCTAATTCCAAGTAAATCTTCCAGTCTAAATTGCTCTAcatataaatttaatttcaaacccaattttaagtccaatttccatttcaatttgaagtaaagtttCCAACCCAAACCAGTCATATTGAAGTGTATTGTTACTCATGTTACGTTCGATtcgaagttcaatttcaacattGATATTAAATCCGGTTGCAGCCGAAATTCCGGAATTAGCAACCTAATCGACTGGTggttttgtgataagtaataataggtTCCCCGTCGTATGATTACTCCGTTTTTCGAGGTTGAAATGTTCTTCAGAAAGGTTGGGTGATTTTAATGTCAGCAAAATAAATGAAttcattaaaaaattaactgatTCTATCGATTTTTTATGTGATTACCCTGCCATCTGGTGGTGAATCTATGCACCGTCAGTCGTAGCAACCTTGTTGTTTACTACCAGCTCCCATTCGGAGCAAAGAAGTAGGACATCGCGAGACTCTTTGCGTCTGCCGGATATAGCCCATACTGGTTCAATCTACGGTAAGTCGTGTTATAAATCGGCATAAGGGGTGTTTGACTGTCGGTTAGAAGGATTGTCGACTTGTCAGAAGGTAGTGACATCAAATCATAACGATAGCCAAAATATGATCCCGAAAACTGTTCATAATCATGTTGACGAAGTTCAATTGCGTGATTATGGACGACGGTAAGGTAAACTTCAACTAGTTTCCTCGGTAAGAAATAAACCGCTATCAGCAGAGGAAAGATGGTAGACATTTTCAAGGATATGAAACTGTTGAAGCTCGCTAAAAATTATCCGGTTTGGAAGGCCATTTCTATCTGTGACCTGAACAGCGACATTTTTATTGCAGCTTGGACCGTCCCCCAAGAAATTTACGTGAACATCGAGTGCTTTTACTAAAACAACATTAGTCGATTTATGCTTTGAATGTtgattgagaaatcgctcaaataccATGAGAAGCCACTTGTGTGTTGAAGGTGCATCCGATAACGCTCGTCCTGGAATTTAACCAACGGGGTACCATTACAAATAATTCCTCAGCTAGTCTTCCGATTTCTAGCATTCCCCTTGAGTATAGGAACTGGAGCGCTTCTATCGTTCGTGGTCACTCTCAGCACTCtctgttacttacttacttatgtgtccatgtccgccggtccggcagaataaagggatgaaatcagagatctccacaggttctcgtctacagcctggatgtcgttggctaagctccgtcgccatgagcctctgggtctgccttttctacgctgtccttgtggattccagtcgagtgcttctctacgAACCTCGTTtactcctttcctcaaggtgtattcgatccacttccacctacgttcacgaatttctgtggctatcggccgttgatgacaccgacgatggagttcctcattggatatacAGTTaccaggccaccaggcacgaatgatgtatcgcaggcaccggttaatgaatatctGCAGTTCTTGCGTTGTCTCCCCTGAGACGCACTACGTTTCGCagacatacagcagtacggatttcacgtttgaattaaagattcgggttttcgtacgtagagtgatctggtttgagcgccaaatgttttgcaggcctgcaaaggcacccctggccttcctgatccgtgtggctatatcagtcttggtaccaccatcgggcgttgtctggctgccaagatattgaaaggcgtctacctgctcaacttgttgtcccgctactgtgaagttggtggaattgtcagtgttcactaccatagacttagttt harbors:
- the LOC128741816 gene encoding uncharacterized protein LOC128741816 isoform X2, translated to MHGQAIEPATSRVVFVSTSSYICMIAAELNISLIFKRQIASLQRRKLFRADEAFANEINAYTELVPVLEDFSRNRLPFPQCLYAGTDAEGDLIVLEDLQCRDLYMVDRRKSLTFWQCRIIMRELANFHAVSLAMKQIQPARFLNMKKKVREIVYNDEAAEFYTHSLETSLRGALDSLHYSNRDRSLDAPIKAVERLRGKLYTIMSSTVRNSAEPWNVLCHGDIWVNNLMFNENKEQAKLIDLQAMRYTSLVIDIIHLLYTSAGAKVRLSHTDELLQIYHEALIKSLRMYVPIKEDAIFKKLEAIFSFESIQKEYYSRIKYGLGIAMWLLPAVTFHPDHIPDLDTVTMNDFKTKNHDKTIAQMLSPDYHSRMLETVLEFYKNGVLDSM
- the LOC128741816 gene encoding uncharacterized protein LOC128741816 isoform X1 encodes the protein MKKITDISVFTDGAEEEWAQERRETVEYLLRRIDKELLTVVSMECLPGSQQGDNYMSVIKRIRVRGTRQNCHGKTELNISLIFKRQIASLQRRKLFRADEAFANEINAYTELVPVLEDFSRNRLPFPQCLYAGTDAEGDLIVLEDLQCRDLYMVDRRKSLTFWQCRIIMRELANFHAVSLAMKQIQPARFLNMKKKVREIVYNDEAAEFYTHSLETSLRGALDSLHYSNRDRSLDAPIKAVERLRGKLYTIMSSTVRNSAEPWNVLCHGDIWVNNLMFNENKEQAKLIDLQAMRYTSLVIDIIHLLYTSAGAKVRLSHTDELLQIYHEALIKSLRMYVPIKEDAIFKKLEAIFSFESIQKEYYSRIKYGLGIAMWLLPAVTFHPDHIPDLDTVTMNDFKTKNHDKTIAQMLSPDYHSRMLETVLEFYKNGVLDSM